TCCACGGCCGACCCGTAGTTCGTGTAGTTCGCTGGCTGCGTGGTCGGCTCTTCGAGTCGGTTGCCGGTCAGCCACTTCTCCTCGTTGTCGTCGTGCTTGTCGCCCCAGCCGTACCCGATAGGACCGGTGGCGCTCACGCCGAAGATGCCCTCGACCTCCGTCGGGAGGCTGAGCACGCCCTCGCGGTCCATGTCGAGTGCGCCGTTGCCCGCGGAGTTCACGATGACCATGTCGTTCTCGCGCGCGTACTCAGCGGCGCGCCGGTACATCTCGCGAACGAGCAACAGCCACGGGTACTCCGCCGGGTCGATGTACGGTCGCGGGTAGCCGAGACTGATGTTCGCCGCGTCACAGCCCTTGTTCGCCGCGTCGACGAGCGCGGCGATGGTGTCGCCGGTCGCTCCGCTCACGCCGGAGAACACGCGGAGCGCGACGATTTCGGTCTTCGGCGCGGTGCCGAGGACGCCGCCGGCCTCGCCGTCGTTGTCGTTCGTCGCGGCGATGGTGCCGGCGACGTGCGTGCCGTGGCTCCCCGCGCCGTTCGGCCGGAAGTCGTAGCCGTCGGTGGTGAAGTTCTCGGAGAGGTCCTCGTTCACGACGGCTTCGAGGTCCGGGTGGGCGTCGTAGACGCCGGAGTCCACGACCGCGATTCGCGTCCCCTCGCCCTCCGTGGTGTCGTGGACGACGCGGCCGTTGCCGGGCTTGTCGGTGAGGTTCTCGACGTCCTGAACGCGCTTGTCCCACTGGAGTTCGGCGTTGGACGCCGGCCCGTCGAAGTTGTGGTTGTCCGCGCCGTTCGCGCTCGGACCGGCGTGTTCGGCCGCCGGCCCGGCGTCGTCTTGGAACACCGCCACGTCGGGGACCACCGCTGTTCCACTCGGCACCGCGTCCGGGTCGCCGCGCACGACGAGCGCGTCGATCTCCGAGATGTCGTGGACGACCGTCGCGTCGTCCGGGAGCGCACTCCGGTCGACCTGTCGCAGGTCGACGAGGAACCGCTCGGCGTCCCCCGACGCCGACGCGACTCCGGCCCCCGTGCCGAATGCCAGTCCCCCGAGCGCCGCACCTGTACCCTTCAGAAACGTCCGCCTGTCGAATCTCGCCATGGCGTGGTACCACACACCACTCGTGCGCACATATTTCTTTCCAACTGGATTCTACTTGTAGATACACTGTTTGTCGGCTGTCGATAGCGTGGAAGCCGCCCGAACCGCCGCGATAGACTTTAGAACGGGGCCGGCGAACGGGCGACCATGAGCGGCGACGGGAGCCAGGACGGCGACGAGCGCGTTCTCTCTCCGGACGAACTCGACATCGAGGACGAGGAGGACGTGGCGTCCATCGGCGACGGCCGGTACGTCATCGGCTCCGACGGCCCCCCAGCGGCCAGCGAGTCGAACGAATCGGGCGACGCGCCGCCCGAACCCGAACAGCCCGACCCCACGCGCAAACCGGCAGCCGACCCCGGTCCAGCCCCCGAAGCCGAGCCCGCGGCCGAACCCGAACCGGAGCCCGAACCGACCGTGACGGGCCGCGACGTCAAGGAGTGGCTCGGCGAGGAACTGGCGAGCCACGACAGCGAGTACGCCTACCACATCGCCGCGAAGTACGGCGACGACGTCACCCATCAGCAACTCGCGACAGACGACGTCGGCGCCGCGTTCGACGGCCTGCTCGTCTGGTACGCGCGCCAACTCGCGGGCAACACGCCCGTCGACGAAGCCCTCGGCATCCTCCTCGGCGAGTCCAGCGTGCAGGTGCGGTACCCGACCTCGCGGCTCGTCGCGTATCTCGAAGCCCACGACCTCGGCCCCGACGACTCGATTTCGGACCTCGTGTCGGCGGTCTCCGAGGAGGACGGCCTCGCGTTCCCGCGCCGGCGGTAGCCGCGAAACAGTTTTAGTCGTGGTCGTCCGTGGTTCCGGCAGTGATGAACCTCGAAGACGCGGACCGCGTGGCCGAGAACGCCGCGCACGTCGTCGAGTTCCAACTCGGCGACGAGGTCTGCGCCATCGACATCGACGCCGTTGACAGCATCGTCGAGTCGAAGCAAGTGACTCGCGTTCCGCGCGCCCCCGAGGCCGTCGAGGGCGTGATGGACCTGCGCGGCGAGACGACCGCCATCGTCGACCCGCGGGAGTTCCTCGCCATCGGCGGCGACCACGACTCGGACAACATCCTCGTGTTGGACCGCGCCGACGACAAACAGAAGATCGGCCTCCGAGTCGCCGAAGTGACGGAAGTGTCGGGCTACGCGGACCACCAGATCGACCGCGGTGACCGCGTGTCTCGCATCGGCACGTCGGCCATCGAGCGCGAACTCGTCGAGGGCGTCATCCGGAAGGGCGCGACCGAGGACGACGAGGACGAAGACCACGACGTCGAGTTGGTGTTGTGGCTCGACATCGACCGGCTCATCGAGTCGGTGTCTGCGGGCGAAAACGGCGACAATCAGCGCTGATAATCGGTCAGGAGACTTTATTAGCCCCTTTGCCAAAGACGCTTAGCATGGCGAAGCAGGTCCTACTGGTGGACGACTCCGAGTTTATGCGGAACTTGCTCCGCGAGATTCTCGAAGAGGAGTTCGAGATCGCGGACGAAGCCGAGAACGGAGTCGAAGCCGTAGAGATGTACAAGGAGTACGAGCCGGACCTCGTGATGATGGACATCGTGATGCCGATTCGGGACGGCATCGAAGCGACCTCCGAAATCAAGGAGTACGACGGCAGCGCCCACATCATCATGTGTACGAGCATCGGGCAGGAGGAGAAGATGAAGAAGGCGGTGAAGGCTGGCGCCGACGGCTACATCACGAAGCCGTTCCAGAAGCCCAGCGTCATGGACGCCATCTCGGACGTGCTCACGGCATGACGCGTGCGCTGGTGGTCGACGACTCGCATTTCATGCGAACGGTCATCAGCGACATCTTGGAGACCGGAGGCATCGACGTCGTCGACACCGCGTCGAACGGCGCGAAGGCGGTCGACAAAGTCGCCGACGTGGACCCGGACGTGGTGACGATGGACGTGGAGATGCCGGAGATGAACGGCATCGAAGCGGTCGAAGCCATCATGGACGACCACCCGGTGCCGATTCTGATGCTGTCCGCGCTCACCACCGAGGACGCGGACGCCACCCTCGAAGCGATGGAGAAGGGCGCCGTGGACACGTTCGCGAAGCCCGGCGGCACCATCTCGACGGAGCTCTCCGGCCACAGCGAGGAACTCGTGGCGGCCGTCGAGGACGTCGCCGCCGCGGACCCGACGGCGGGCCACGACGTCCAACAGACGACGTCCACGGCCGGCGGGGACGATTTCGTGGACGACCCGACGCTGCTCGTCGGCGCGTCCACGGGCGGGCCGAACGTCGTGGAGTCGATTCTGGCGTCGCTCCCGCGGGAGGCGGACTTCCGGATTCTCGTCGTCCAGCACATGCCCGACCAGTTCACGTCGCGGTTCGCGAAGCGACTGGACGAGTCCAGCGACTACGACATCAAGGAAGCGGCGGACGGCGCGCGCATCGGCGGCGGCGAGGGGTTGGTCGCGCGCGGCGACTACCACATGCGCGTCTCGGGCTACTCGAACGGCCGCCTGCGCGTGCGCCTCGACCAGAGCGAGCGACGCCACAGCGTGCGACCCGCCATCGACGTGACGATGGAGAGCGCGGCCGAGCGCGTGACCGACCCGACGGTCGCGGCCGTCCTCACCGGGATGGGGACGGACGGCGCCGCGGGCGTTCGCGCAATCAAGGACGCGGGCGGCCACACGTTCGCACAGGACGAGGAGACCAGCGCCGTGTTCGGCATCCCGGAGCGCGCCATCGAGACGGGGTGCGTGGACGAGGTGTTGCCGGCCGAACGGCTGACCGAAGCGATCACCGACTCGATACGGAGGAGTACGTGAATGGACGACTATCTTGAAGCATTCGTGCGCGAGGGCGAAGAGCACGTCACGAACCTGAACAACGCCTTGCTCGAACTGGAGTCGGACCCGGGCAACGAGGAGGCGATGGACGAGATATTCCGGACGGCCCACACGCTGAAGGGGAACTTCGGCGCGATGGGGTTCGAGGGCGCGAGCGACCTCGCGCACGCCGTCGAGGACCTCTTAGACGAGATGCGACAGGGGGAACTCGAAGTGACCGCGGACCGCATGGACCGCATCTTCGAGGGCATCGACGCCATCGAAGCCTGCCTCGACGAAATCGAGGCGAACGGCGAAGTCCAGCGGGACGTGACAGACACCATCGAGTCCGTGCGCGCCGTCCTCGACGAGGCGGCGGCCGAAGCCGAAGCGGATGCCGCCGCCAGCGACGACGAGGACACCGCCGCCGGATTCGACCCCCTCTCGGTCGTCGACGAAGCGACGGTCGCGGACGTCGACGCCGGCGTCTACCACGTTCGCGTGGACATGTCCGACTCCGAGATGAAGGGCGTCGACGGGATGTTCGTGTTGGAGGCGGCGACCGAGTCCTTCGACCTGCTCGGCGCCGACCCCGAACCGGACGCCATCAACGACGGCGAGTTCGAGGACGGCTTCGACCTCGTGGTCGCCACCGAGATGACGGACGTGAAAGCGACCGTCGAGTCGTTCCCGAAACTCACGGGCGCGTCAGTCACCGAGGTCACCGATTTCGACGGCGCGACCGACGAGGAGGACGGCGAGGACGCGGACGACACCGTCGACACCGACGACGCGACCGACGCGACGCCGGACGCAGACGAGAGTGCGCCCGCCAGCGACGACGGCAGCGGGGACGACGAGTCTGCGGTGCAGTCCACCGACACGGAGATTCAGTCCGTGCGCGTGGACGTCGACCAACTCGACGAACTCCACGGCCTCGTCGAGCAACTGGTGACGACGCGCATCAAACTCCGGCGCGGCGTCGAGGACAGCGAGCGACAGGTCCTCGACGAACTCGACGAACTCGACAAGATTACGTCGAGTCTGCAGGACACCGTGATGGACATGCGGCTGGTCCCGATGAAGAAAATCGTCGGGAAGTTCCCGCGGCTCGTCCGCGACCTCGCGCGCGAGCAGGACAAACAGATCGACTTCGTCGTGGAGGGCGACGACGTGGAACTCGACCGCACCATCCTCACCGAAATCAGCGACCCGCTGATGCACCTGCTCCGGAACGCGGTCGACCACGGCATCGAACCGCCCGAAGTCCGCGAGGCGAACGGCAAAGACCCCGAGGGGACCATCACGCTCTCGGCGGAGCGCGACCGCGACCGCGTGCTCATCCAGGTCGAGGACGACGGCGCCGGAATCGACCACGAGACGATGCGGGAGAAAGCCGTCGAGAAGGGCGTCAAGAGCCGCGAGGAAGTCGAAGAGATGCCCGACGGGGAAGTCGAGGACCTCGTCTTCCACCCCGGCTTCTCCACGAACGAGGAGGTCACGGACGTCTCCGGGCGCGGCGTCGGGATGGACGTCGTGCGCGACACCGTGACCCGCCTCGACGGCTCCGTCTCCGTCTCCAGCGTCCCCGGCGAGGGGACGACGTTCACGATGACGCTCCCGGTGACCGTCGCCATCGTGAAGGTGCTGTTCGTGGAGAGCGGCGGCGAGGAGTACGGCATCCCCATCAAGACCGTCGACGAGATTTCGCGGATGAAGCCCGTGAAGACCGTCGACGGCGAGGAAGTCATCACCTACGACGAGACGGTCTACCCGCTCGTGCGTCTCGGCGGCGCGCTGAACGTCCCCGGCGAGACGAAAAACGGCGACGGGATGCTCGTGCGCATCCGCGACTCCGAGCGGCAGGTCGCGATTCACTGCGACGACGTCCGCGGACAGGAGGAAGTCGTCGTCAAGCCATTCGAGGGCATCCTCTCGGGCATCCCCGGCCTGTCCGGCGCGGCGGTGCTCGGCGAAGGCGACGTGGTCACGATTCTGGACGTTGCGACGCTCTAAAAGCATGAGTACGATGATCGACATCCGGCGATTACAGACGGTGAACGAACTCGCCCGAGCGGGCGCGACGACGGTCGCGGACAACCTCAGCCAGCTCACGGGCGTCGAGACGGAGATGCAGATTACGAAAATCAACGTCATCGACGTCGAAGACCTCGGCGCTCACCTCGGCGACCAGAAACAGGTCGGCGTGAACGTCCCCCTGCAGGAACAGCCCTACGGCTCCGTGCTCGTGTTGTTCGACGACGAGAGCGCGCGCCGCGTCGCGTCCACGATGATGGGCGGCATCGAGAGCAGCGGCGGCGGGTACAGTGACATGGAGCGCTCGGCCATCCGCGAGGTCGGGAACATCATGACCAGCGGCTTCATCGACGGCTGGGCGAACGTCCTCGGGCGCACCATCGACATCTCGACGCCACAACTCATCCGCGCGGACGGCCACGAAATCGCCGACCACTGCGTCGACCCCGGCGAACACGAGATAGCGATGGTGTTCGACGCGACGCTCCACGCGCCGGACGCCGACGTCGAGGCGAAAATCTACTCGTTCCCCGACGTCGAGGAGTTCGTCGCGATGATCAACGACATCTGATGCGAGTCGACCTCGACGCCGTCGCGTCGTTCAGCGAGACCGGCGACGAGGGCGGCCGCCGGGCCGCCGAGTCGCTGGAGACGATGACCGGCGTGGCCGCGAACTGCGATTTGACGCGCACGACGCTCGTGGACGCGGACGGCCTCGAAGCGTTTCTCGGCGACGAACCGACCAGATTCGAGGTCGAGTTCGGCGGCGCGCTCTCCGGGCGCGCGTACGTCTCTTTCGACGGCGCGTTCGCCCGGAACGTCGCCGACGAACTGGCGATGGGAGAGGCGGCGCTCCCGGAGATCGCGAACATCCTCACCAGCGGGTTCGTGGACGTGTGGGCGGAACGCGCCCCGGACACCATCGATATCCACCCGCCCGTCGAAGTCGAGGACGACGAGTCGCTCGCGCCGGACGCCAGCGTCGTCGACGGCGCGGCGTTCGTCTTCGAGAGCCAGGTGACGTTCGCGGGCGCCGGCGAGTGCCGGTTCGCCGTCGTACCCGACGCCGAATCCTTCGCCGAGTTCCTCGCCGCCGACGACGACGCGATGTCGTGGGATGGCCTCTCGGCGTACCTCCGGTTGGCGTCAGAGAGCGCGGCGAACGTCCAGTCCCACCTCGCCGCGATGACGGGCGTGGACGCCGAGCTGGTGGAGTCCCACGTCGACTTCGTGCCCGTCGAGCGCGTGCCGTCGCTGTTGGACGATGCTGCCTACGAGGGTGCCGTCTTCGAGAGCGAGGGCGCCGTCGAGAGCGTCATCGCCATCCTCTTCGACGAGGCCGAACCGGGCGCCGTCGCGGGCGCGATGCTCGGCGACGACCCGGACCCCGACCTCGCCGAGAGCGCGGTCGCCGAACTCGGCAACGTCACCGCGAGTGGCTTCCTCGACGAGTGGGCCAACGCCCTCGACACCACCATCGACGTGTCCACGCCGTCTCATGTCCGGGACGACGGGCGCGCCGTCCTCGACACGGTCGCGGCGGCCTACGGCCGACACGCCGACACCATCGCCGTCGTCAACACCACTGTCGCGCTCGGCGACGACCTCGTCTGCCGGGTGTGTGCGTTCCCGAACCCCGAGGACGCCGACACGCTCGGCGAAATCGCGGCGGCGCTCGACGCGAACGCGGGTGAGACGGAGTGACCGCCGACACGTCCACGGTCCGCGTCGGCGTCGCCGACTGGCGAGTCGCCGACGACGACTCGATTCTCGTCACCAGCGGCCTCGGGTCGTGTGTCGCCGTGGTCGTCTACGACCCCGACGCCGGCATCGGGGGGCTACTCCACGCGATGCTCCCGGAGGCCCCCGCGCCAGTCGACACGCCCGCGAAGTACGTCGACTCGGGGTTCGACGAGATGCGCGAAGCGCTCTCTGGGCTCGGCGCCGACCCCGAGAACCTCTCGGGGAAACTCGCCGGCGGCAGTTCGATGCTCGACATCTCCGTCGGCGACGCAATCGGCGACCGGAACGTCGCCGCCGCCGAGCGCGCGCTCGCCGACGCGGACGTCGACCTCGTCGCCGCCGAGACCGGCGGGAACAACGGCCGGTCGGTGTCCTTTAGTCCCACGAGCGGCGACGTTACCATAGACCGGGTGGACTCCGAGGTGCAAGTAATTTGACTGCGTTCGAGGATTTACTGCGGTTCGTCGAACGCGAAACGACGTTCGCGAGCAGTTACTACGACGACGACTACCTCGACCGCCGCATCTCCGCGCGAATGCGTCGCTGTGGCACCGAGACCTACGAAGCGTACCTCGACGTGCTCCGCGACGACGAGGACGAGCGGGCGGAACTGCTGGACACGCTCAGCGTGAACGTCACGCAGTTCTTCCGCGATACGAAGGTCTGGACGGCGCTCAGGGACGTCCTCCTCGAAGCGGCCGAGGAGACGCGGTCGCTGAACGTCTGGTCGGCGGCCTGTGCCGACGGCCGAGAGCCCTACTCCATCGCGATGCTCGCGCTCGACGCCGGCATCCCCGCGCGCCGCATCGACATCCTCGCGACCGACATCGACGAGGACGC
The nucleotide sequence above comes from Halobacterium litoreum. Encoded proteins:
- a CDS encoding S8 family peptidase, giving the protein MARFDRRTFLKGTGAALGGLAFGTGAGVASASGDAERFLVDLRQVDRSALPDDATVVHDISEIDALVVRGDPDAVPSGTAVVPDVAVFQDDAGPAAEHAGPSANGADNHNFDGPASNAELQWDKRVQDVENLTDKPGNGRVVHDTTEGEGTRIAVVDSGVYDAHPDLEAVVNEDLSENFTTDGYDFRPNGAGSHGTHVAGTIAATNDNDGEAGGVLGTAPKTEIVALRVFSGVSGATGDTIAALVDAANKGCDAANISLGYPRPYIDPAEYPWLLLVREMYRRAAEYARENDMVIVNSAGNGALDMDREGVLSLPTEVEGIFGVSATGPIGYGWGDKHDDNEEKWLTGNRLEEPTTQPANYTNYGSAVDVSAGGGNYDPEALASGQAKWYYDLVFSTTVTTYYEDGPDEDDTGDKPSEIVDTEPSYGWKAGTSMAAPQVSGAVALVRSLRPDASAAEVEDLIRETASQPEEGERYHGAGHLDLEALVKAASRGA
- a CDS encoding DUF7500 family protein; amino-acid sequence: MSGDGSQDGDERVLSPDELDIEDEEDVASIGDGRYVIGSDGPPAASESNESGDAPPEPEQPDPTRKPAADPGPAPEAEPAAEPEPEPEPTVTGRDVKEWLGEELASHDSEYAYHIAAKYGDDVTHQQLATDDVGAAFDGLLVWYARQLAGNTPVDEALGILLGESSVQVRYPTSRLVAYLEAHDLGPDDSISDLVSAVSEEDGLAFPRRR
- a CDS encoding chemotaxis protein CheW, which translates into the protein MNLEDADRVAENAAHVVEFQLGDEVCAIDIDAVDSIVESKQVTRVPRAPEAVEGVMDLRGETTAIVDPREFLAIGGDHDSDNILVLDRADDKQKIGLRVAEVTEVSGYADHQIDRGDRVSRIGTSAIERELVEGVIRKGATEDDEDEDHDVELVLWLDIDRLIESVSAGENGDNQR
- the cheY gene encoding chemotaxis protein CheY, which encodes MAKQVLLVDDSEFMRNLLREILEEEFEIADEAENGVEAVEMYKEYEPDLVMMDIVMPIRDGIEATSEIKEYDGSAHIIMCTSIGQEEKMKKAVKAGADGYITKPFQKPSVMDAISDVLTA
- the cheB gene encoding protein-glutamate methylesterase CheB, whose product is MTRALVVDDSHFMRTVISDILETGGIDVVDTASNGAKAVDKVADVDPDVVTMDVEMPEMNGIEAVEAIMDDHPVPILMLSALTTEDADATLEAMEKGAVDTFAKPGGTISTELSGHSEELVAAVEDVAAADPTAGHDVQQTTSTAGGDDFVDDPTLLVGASTGGPNVVESILASLPREADFRILVVQHMPDQFTSRFAKRLDESSDYDIKEAADGARIGGGEGLVARGDYHMRVSGYSNGRLRVRLDQSERRHSVRPAIDVTMESAAERVTDPTVAAVLTGMGTDGAAGVRAIKDAGGHTFAQDEETSAVFGIPERAIETGCVDEVLPAERLTEAITDSIRRST
- the cheA gene encoding chemotaxis protein CheA, giving the protein MDDYLEAFVREGEEHVTNLNNALLELESDPGNEEAMDEIFRTAHTLKGNFGAMGFEGASDLAHAVEDLLDEMRQGELEVTADRMDRIFEGIDAIEACLDEIEANGEVQRDVTDTIESVRAVLDEAAAEAEADAAASDDEDTAAGFDPLSVVDEATVADVDAGVYHVRVDMSDSEMKGVDGMFVLEAATESFDLLGADPEPDAINDGEFEDGFDLVVATEMTDVKATVESFPKLTGASVTEVTDFDGATDEEDGEDADDTVDTDDATDATPDADESAPASDDGSGDDESAVQSTDTEIQSVRVDVDQLDELHGLVEQLVTTRIKLRRGVEDSERQVLDELDELDKITSSLQDTVMDMRLVPMKKIVGKFPRLVRDLAREQDKQIDFVVEGDDVELDRTILTEISDPLMHLLRNAVDHGIEPPEVREANGKDPEGTITLSAERDRDRVLIQVEDDGAGIDHETMREKAVEKGVKSREEVEEMPDGEVEDLVFHPGFSTNEEVTDVSGRGVGMDVVRDTVTRLDGSVSVSSVPGEGTTFTMTLPVTVAIVKVLFVESGGEEYGIPIKTVDEISRMKPVKTVDGEEVITYDETVYPLVRLGGALNVPGETKNGDGMLVRIRDSERQVAIHCDDVRGQEEVVVKPFEGILSGIPGLSGAAVLGEGDVVTILDVATL
- a CDS encoding chemotaxis protein CheC, with protein sequence MSTMIDIRRLQTVNELARAGATTVADNLSQLTGVETEMQITKINVIDVEDLGAHLGDQKQVGVNVPLQEQPYGSVLVLFDDESARRVASTMMGGIESSGGGYSDMERSAIREVGNIMTSGFIDGWANVLGRTIDISTPQLIRADGHEIADHCVDPGEHEIAMVFDATLHAPDADVEAKIYSFPDVEEFVAMINDI
- a CDS encoding chemotaxis protein CheC; translation: MRVDLDAVASFSETGDEGGRRAAESLETMTGVAANCDLTRTTLVDADGLEAFLGDEPTRFEVEFGGALSGRAYVSFDGAFARNVADELAMGEAALPEIANILTSGFVDVWAERAPDTIDIHPPVEVEDDESLAPDASVVDGAAFVFESQVTFAGAGECRFAVVPDAESFAEFLAADDDAMSWDGLSAYLRLASESAANVQSHLAAMTGVDAELVESHVDFVPVERVPSLLDDAAYEGAVFESEGAVESVIAILFDEAEPGAVAGAMLGDDPDPDLAESAVAELGNVTASGFLDEWANALDTTIDVSTPSHVRDDGRAVLDTVAAAYGRHADTIAVVNTTVALGDDLVCRVCAFPNPEDADTLGEIAAALDANAGETE
- a CDS encoding chemotaxis protein CheD, which codes for MTADTSTVRVGVADWRVADDDSILVTSGLGSCVAVVVYDPDAGIGGLLHAMLPEAPAPVDTPAKYVDSGFDEMREALSGLGADPENLSGKLAGGSSMLDISVGDAIGDRNVAAAERALADADVDLVAAETGGNNGRSVSFSPTSGDVTIDRVDSEVQVI
- a CDS encoding CheR family methyltransferase; translation: MTAFEDLLRFVERETTFASSYYDDDYLDRRISARMRRCGTETYEAYLDVLRDDEDERAELLDTLSVNVTQFFRDTKVWTALRDVLLEAAEETRSLNVWSAACADGREPYSIAMLALDAGIPARRIDILATDIDEDALARARAGRYESTRTADIREQLDFLDDPGAYVDKDGDRGFVVADHVKDLVTFERHDLITDDPKSGFDVVACRNVCIYIDKQYKRPILDTVSASVKTGGHLVLGQTETLPGEVKERFEAADPRIRVYRRQPED